The following is a genomic window from Hugenholtzia roseola DSM 9546.
TTTTTTGGGTTAAATATTGATGTTATGTTTGAAACTTCTTATATAGAACTTAGTCAGTCGGCTTTATCTACCAACTACGCCTTTTTAAGACGGTTGGTAGGCGAAAAAGTAGAGATTTCCTCTGTCGTCAAAGGCAACGCCTATGGGCATGGCATCGAGAACTTTGTCCCTTTGGCACAAGCCTGCGGCATTAAGCACTTTTCCGTTTTTTCGGCAGACGAGGCATACAAAGTTTGGCAGGTGGCAGAAAAAAATACCGACATTATGATAATGGGTATGATAGCCAACAGTGAAATTGAATGGGCTATCCAGCACAAAGTCCAGCTTTATATTTTTGACCTCTCGCGCTTGGAAATGGCATTGATTTTAGCCAAAAAATTAAATAAAAAAGTCTATTTGCATTTAGAATTAGAAACAGGCATGAACCGTCTGGGGCTGCTTGAAAAAGAGCTACCCAAAGTCTTCGCGCTTTTAGATAAATATTGCGGCTTTTTCGCATTAGAAGGCATCTGCACGCACTATGCAGGTGCAGAAAGTATCGCCAACTACGTGCGTATCAAACAGCAAATTATCACCTACAAAAAGCGGATTCACGCCTTTCAGAATCAGGGCAAAAGCTATTTACTGCCCAAGCGTTATCATACGGCTTGTTCGGCGGCTGCCATTTCCTATCCGCAAACCCAAATGGATTTGGTGCGTATCGGTATCCTGCAATATGGCTTTTTTCCAACACAAGAAACGCTCATTCAATATTTTAAAAACAACAAGACCCACCAAGACCCTCTCAAACGTGTCCTCTCGTGGAAAAGTCAGATTATGAGCATCAAAGAAGTGGAGGCAGGCGAATTTGTAGGCTACGGCACGTCCTTTTTGGCAAGTCGTCAGATGCGTATTGCTATCGTTCCTGTGGGCTATGCACAAGGCTACAGCCGAAGCCTTAGTAATCAGGGCAGAGTCTTGATTCGTGGCGAAAGGTTGGCAGTGATTGGCGTGGTGAATATGAACTTGATGCTGATAGATTTGGAAAAATTGGACAGTGCCGAAATAGGCGACGAAGTAGTTTTGATAGGCAAACAAAAAGACAAAGAAATTACGGTAGCTTCTTTTGGAGAATTAAGTAACCAACTAAACTATGAACTCCTCACCCGCCTACCTGCCTACATTCCAAGAAAGGTAGTTTTGTGATTTAAAAAATTTTAATAACTGCCAGGTGAGTAGGTTTGGCAAAACTCAAACCGTCAGACTGACGAAATTGA
Proteins encoded in this region:
- the alr gene encoding alanine racemase, producing the protein MFETSYIELSQSALSTNYAFLRRLVGEKVEISSVVKGNAYGHGIENFVPLAQACGIKHFSVFSADEAYKVWQVAEKNTDIMIMGMIANSEIEWAIQHKVQLYIFDLSRLEMALILAKKLNKKVYLHLELETGMNRLGLLEKELPKVFALLDKYCGFFALEGICTHYAGAESIANYVRIKQQIITYKKRIHAFQNQGKSYLLPKRYHTACSAAAISYPQTQMDLVRIGILQYGFFPTQETLIQYFKNNKTHQDPLKRVLSWKSQIMSIKEVEAGEFVGYGTSFLASRQMRIAIVPVGYAQGYSRSLSNQGRVLIRGERLAVIGVVNMNLMLIDLEKLDSAEIGDEVVLIGKQKDKEITVASFGELSNQLNYELLTRLPAYIPRKVVL